The following nucleotide sequence is from Nitratidesulfovibrio termitidis HI1.
AAACCGCTACGCCTAGCCTGATGCGCCGTAGAACATCTTGTAACGTTACGAATTTACCGCACCTTCCTGCCATTTTCCTTACATGGGCGTTCTCCCGGAAAGCCGAAGCAAAAAGCTGGGGCCCGGACCTCAGGGCGCGCATCCGCCATTCTGAAAATCCGAGTCCCATTCCAGGAAGGGACTACACCGTAACCGCTCCATCTCATTTTTTTCCCACATCCCGCCGTCCTGCGAGACGGCCATAGTGCAGGCTATCCGCCCCCCCTCATTCGCTGCTCGCCCACCGGCAACCACCGAGGGGTTCAGCCTTTTGTTCCCGTTTCTGCCGGGTTTCATGGCCAAAACCACGCGCGAACCTTCCAGGGAGCGGTATCGCTTCATGCAGTATTCGCCGTACCGGGCGCGGAGCTTTCCGCATGCAAAAGGGGAGGCGGCGCGGCCTCCCCTTGAGGGATGCGTGAAAAGCGGTACGTCCCGAGGGCAGCATTCCGCGTTGCGCCAAGCCGCTATGCACCATCCGGCACCTCGCGCCTGCATGTCTCCATCGAAACCAGTGGCGATGCACCCGTCTCGCCCATAACGGCAACGACCAAAAACCATAGCCCCGGGAATGTTCACACCGCCGCGTGTCACGGCAGGCAGGGCAAGCCCTCGTATCCGCCGCGCATGCTCATCCCGCAACCGTGTTCAGCCCGTGCAACATGCAAGGAACATCCTCGGAGTTCCTTTCGGGTCGATACCCATTCCGGCGATTACGGACCCGTCGTCACTGACGCCCCTCGCGTCAAGCAGCCGCCAGCCGCCCGAATCCACCCCTCGTGTCCGCAAAAAGTCCCCTAGTGGCCGCATGCCGCTGTCCGTGCTCCAGCAAAAGGCCTGCCTCCCGGAGGCACTGTCACCCTGCCCGACGACAATGGCTCCATCGGCGCTTACCCCATAGGCATAAGAATAGCTGCCGCCAAACAGCACACCAAGCCGTTCGATCCCGCCGGAACTCGTCCAGCGAAATGCGACATCGTCCCCAAGCACGCCGCTATGCCCCACCACAATAGAACCATCCGCACTGACGGCAGTCGCAGCCGAGTCTTTGGCGCCAGGCAGCACGCCGAGCGGCACCATACCGTCCGCACCTGTCCAACGGTACGCCTGAAAGCCCTCGGCGTACTGGCTCTGCCCCACCACAACGCCGCCATCGGCGCTCACGCCGTAAGCGATCGAGTGAAATCCTCCCGGCAGTGTTCCCAGCCCCTGCATTCCGGAATCCTCCCCCCAGACGAATGCCTGACTGCCAACAACGCACTCACTTTCCCCCACAACCACGGAACCGTCCGCGCTCACTCCATATGCGTAGGAGTTCCCCCCCCAAGCCAAAGCGCCCAGCCCGATCATGCCGGTTTCCTCGGTCCAGAGAAACGCCTGATGCACGGGTGAGGAATAGCACTCGCCCACCACGGTGGTTCCATCCGCGCTCACGGCATATGCGTAGGAATATTCCCCACCGAGTTGCAACCCCAGTCCTGTTATGCCGGTTTCGCGCGTCCAGCGGAATGCCTGCGTCCCGGAGAATGAATCACAGCCCCCTACAGTGACGGAGCCGTCCCTGCTCACTCCATAGGGATACGCGTAGCCTCCTCCAGACAAAAAACCCAGCGGCAGCATGCCCACACGCCGCACCGGGTGACCCGCCACTGAAGGAGAAATGCCCCGCCCGGCATCGTAACGTTCCTGAGTACTTATCATACAGCCTCCGAGACAGGTCTTCGCCGAAAAATTCCTGTTCCGGCAACTCGTGCACGTCCCCCGTGCCGCAGGACCGCACGAATGGAGACAACCGTGACAGCATGAAACCCGCGGCAGTTCCAATGGCATGGTTTTCCACCGTCAGACGCGGAAGACCAAAAACTGCCGTGCGCGTGACTTCTACTACAGAGCTACTGACTTTTTCCTTGCACACACGACCACCCAGAAGACAATTGAGTATAACAATTGATTTTTTTAAAAATTGCAATGTAATCCCTTCAACATGCAGTATAGCCTGCGAAGTGAGCACATACGGGAGGCAGGGCAGTGCCTTACACCCTTGAGCAAGAGGGTGATGCCTCCGAGCGTGCGAACGTTCGAGATGCGCGAGGTGGACAATGAACCCAAAATACCTTTCGCCGCGCCAGCGAGAAGGCCTGCTCAGACGGGATTCAGAGGCATGGCACGCATTCAGGGCTTTGCTGCCAAATGGAATCTCCGATGAAACAGCCACACTACTCGCGTGCTGCATTTCCGAATGCACGCACGTGGAGTGCTCGGCCGCCAGGATACTGGCTCAATGCCCCATGGATTTCATCGTGGAAGCCCTCCCGGACGACATCTGCAGTGCCCCGCCATGGGATATGGACAGACGGGCACGGTGGGTGACCAGAATATTGGCCAGATGCAAAACCACGAATCTCACGGAACTACTCGGTCTCATATCGGGAACTGTCCGGGATATCCGCCTGTTCTGTTTCAGACTTCAATATGAACTGCACCAAGGGCGGGCCATGATGAATGATGACCAGATGAACGATATGTCCGCCAACCCATACAGACCTGGAACGGTCACGAGCCCTCCGACGGCCACGGAATGACCGTATTGCGGCTTCGCCAAGAGCGGGAGCCCAGGGATGGAGCGCTCCGGGGGGGCAAAGGCGGACCGAGGCCCCCCACCGGTTGCCACGGGTTCCAAGCGCACCTTCCCATCCGATGCCCGTACCTGCGGGCAAGCAGGGGAGCCACTCTCGCCTCCCCACCAAAGGTCGCGTGAACCGCACGCACGGGCAATACTGCTATTTTCCCCGAAAAAAACCAGAACACCCAAGCGATGCGAGAGCATCGGCAGTTCCGGGACAGGAAATCCGTATGCAGGCAATAGCACTCACCATGCGGCACCACACACTGCCGCCATCAGAGAAGCAGAGCGAGACCTATCTCACCATTCGTCAAGCGTGCAAGCAGACCGCACGCTCCGTTGACGCGCTCTACAAGGCGATCCAGCGCGGCAGGGTAAAGGGTGCATGCATGTGGCCAAAGCGATTTCTGCTAATCGAAAGGGATACGCTGCTGGCATGGGCCGCCAATGCCAAGCGAGGGCGTCCACGCCGCCACGTCACAGGCTGAGAAAAGGCATGGCCGCCAACAACGAGCGGCGATACTTCCTGAAACAGTCATTTGTCCCACTGCATTCTCTGTACATGGTTCACGAGGCTGATGACCACACGCGACGCCTGCCTTCGGCGCCGTCCTTATCACGTACCTTGCCAGCCGCGAAGCTTGCCGCTTCGCAGTCGCGGTCACTGCATTCGCCCGTCGGCCCAAAAAACGAAAGCTACAGTCTACCCCTCCCGACAATAAAAATCCCCCGGCCTGCCCCCCGCGCATAGCGCGGGATTTTCTACATACAAAGATGGGACCCAGATGTCTCCGGGCCCCTTTTTCGTGGCCGACTGATCCACCTCCGGAGGGCAGAGCCTTTATACGCCCACGACCAATGGGACGGCCAAGGAGCACCGGCCCACGACCACGCTACATCTTCAGGCCCAGGGCCTTGGCCACGCCCGCGCCGTAGGCGGGATCGGCCTTGGCGCAGTTGCCCGCATGGCGGCGCTTGATCTCTTCCGGCGCGTCGCCCATGGCCCGGGCGGTGTTCTGGAACAGTACTTCCTGCTGCTGCGGGGTCATCAGGCGGAACAGGCGTCCCGGCTGGTCGAAGTAGTCCACGTCGTCGCAGGTGTATTCCCAGTGCCCCGCCTCGCCGCTGAGGGCCAGCGGGGGCTCGGCGAAGTCGGGCTGCTGCTGCCACTCACCGTAGCTGTTGGGCTCGTAGGCCAGGGTGCTGCCGTGGTTGCCGTCCACGCGCATCATTCCGTCGCGGTGGTAGCTGTGCATGGGGCAGCGCGCGGCGTTGACCGGGATCAGGTGATGATTCACGCCCAGCCGGTAGCGGTGCGCATCACCGTAGGAGAACAGGCGGCCCTGCAACATCTTGTCGGGCGAAAAGCCGATGCCCGGCACCACGCTGGCGGGGTTGAACGCGGCCTGCTCCACCTCGGCGAAGTAGTTTTCGGGGTTGCGGTTCAGTTCCAGCACGCCCACCTCGATGAGCGGGTAGTCCTTGTGAAACCATACCTTGGTCAGGTCGAAGGGGTGGTAGGGGCAGGTGTCCGCGTCCTTTTCGGGCATGACCTGCACGTACAGGGTCCAGCGGGGGAAGTCGCCGCGCTCGATGCTGTCGTACAGGTCGCGCTGGTGGCTTTCGCGGTCCCTGGCCACGATGGCTTCGGCCTCGGCGTCGGTCAGGTTCTTGATGCCCTGCTGGGTGCGCAGGTGGAACTTTACCCAGTAGCGCTGGTTGTCCGGGCTGATGAAGCTGAAGGTGTGGCTGCCGAAACCGTGCATGTGCCGGTAGCTGGCGGGGATGCCCCGGTCGCTCATGACCACGGTGACCTGATGCAGCGCTTCGGGCAACGAGGACCAGAAATCCCAGTTGTTTTTGGCGCTGCGCATGTTGGTGCGCGGGTCGCGCTTCACGGCGTGGTTCAGGTCGGGGAATTTCAGCGGGTCGCGCAGGAAGAAGACCGGGGTGTTGTTGCCCACCAGGTCCCAGTTGCCCTGTTCCGTGTAGAACTTGATGGCGAAGCCCCGGATGTCGCGTTCCGCGTCGGCCGCGCCGCGTTCGCCCGCCACGGTGGAAAAGCGCACGAAGAGGTCGGTCTTCTTGCCGATTTTCGAGAACAGGGCGGCCTTGGTGAATTTCGTGATGTCGTGGGTGACGGTGAAGGTGCCGTACGCGCCGGACCCCTTGGCGTGCATGCGCCGCTCGGGGATTACCTCCCGGTCGAAGTGGGCCAGCTTTTCCAGAAACCACACGTCCTGCAGCAGCATGGGGCCGCGCGGCCCGGCGGTCATGGCGTTCTGGTTGTCGGGTACCGGGGCGCCTGCGTTGGTGGTGAGCTTGTGCTTGGTCATA
It contains:
- a CDS encoding catalase — protein: MTKHKLTTNAGAPVPDNQNAMTAGPRGPMLLQDVWFLEKLAHFDREVIPERRMHAKGSGAYGTFTVTHDITKFTKAALFSKIGKKTDLFVRFSTVAGERGAADAERDIRGFAIKFYTEQGNWDLVGNNTPVFFLRDPLKFPDLNHAVKRDPRTNMRSAKNNWDFWSSLPEALHQVTVVMSDRGIPASYRHMHGFGSHTFSFISPDNQRYWVKFHLRTQQGIKNLTDAEAEAIVARDRESHQRDLYDSIERGDFPRWTLYVQVMPEKDADTCPYHPFDLTKVWFHKDYPLIEVGVLELNRNPENYFAEVEQAAFNPASVVPGIGFSPDKMLQGRLFSYGDAHRYRLGVNHHLIPVNAARCPMHSYHRDGMMRVDGNHGSTLAYEPNSYGEWQQQPDFAEPPLALSGEAGHWEYTCDDVDYFDQPGRLFRLMTPQQQEVLFQNTARAMGDAPEEIKRRHAGNCAKADPAYGAGVAKALGLKM